Below is a window of Candidatus Krumholzibacteriia bacterium DNA.
GGAAGCCCTCGATGCGGTAGTTGCTCGGGTGCACCTTCAGCACGAGGTCGCCCTCGGCGACCACCGCGGCGTAGTCGCGCGCCGAGGTCTTGTTGGTCGTGCCGACCTCGACCACGCGCGCGCCGGTGGTGTGCATGAGTTCGGGCATCCGGAAGCTCCCGCCGATCGCCACCTGTTCGCCGCGCGACACGATCATCGACCGGCCCCGCGTCGCCAGGGCCCGGACCGCCAACCACAGTGCGGCGGCCCCGTTGTTCACGGCCACTCCGGCCTCGGCGCCGGTGAGCAGCTGCAGCCACTCGCCCACGCGCGCGTTCCGGCTACCGCGTCGGTTGCTGCCGATGTCGATCTCCAGTGCACACGGCTCACCGGCCACACGCCGGACCTCGTCGGCCACGCGCTCGGACAGACGCGCCCGGCCGAGATTCGTGTGCAGGATCACGCCCGTGGCGTTCAGGACGCGCCGCAACTTCGGACGGGACAACGACTCCAGGCTCTCACTCAAACGTCTTTCGCAATGCCCGAGAAGGGCCTCCCGCGTGGGCTCGTCCTGTCCGTACCGCCGGGACAGACCCCGACCCCGACGCAGAGCGCTCCGCTCTTCGTCCAGGATCCCTCGCGCCAGGTTCACGATCACGTCGCGCCGCCAGTGGCGGAGCAGGCCCTTGACGGTGCGACGTTCGAGAAGCGCGTTCAGGGAGGGAAGTCGACGCAGCAGTTCCTGCATGGATCGAGGCCACCGGTCCGTCGGAGCGAGAGGCCGGAGCTGGAAGCCGGAACCAGAGGCCGGACCTGGAGGTAGGTCGAGTCCCGGGCCGGTCGGCCGCGGCAAGCTAACACACGCCCGACGGGGGGTCAAACGGGCTGCGTTGACACCTGCCGACCTGCGGACTAGCTTCCAGTTGAACTCGCAACCCCCTGGAACACGGTGAGTTGTGGCCGATCACGGCAGACGGGGATCCTACGTGGGACGGCTGGCGATCGCCACGATCGCAGCCGTTGGTGTCGGGCTCCTGGTGTCGTTGCTCGGCCCCGACGCGAATCCCGACGGCGACTGGTACGTGCACACCGGCGTCCAGGGCGAGGTGCGTGTTCTCGATGCGATCGAAGTCGTCCCCGACGAGGATCCGGTGACCATGCGCGAGGCACGGCGCATGGCCGGTGCGACGCAAGGCGTTCGATCGCCGATCACCGAGAAGGTCGTCAATCCCGACAACCCCACCCCCGTGTCGCCCGAGCAACCCCTCGGGCGTGAAGACGCATCTCCCGACGTGATGCGCCGCGTCGATCCCGAGGCCCGCGTCGCGCTGCAGGAAGACGAGTACGTGGAGATGAACCGCCCCTCGCAGCAGAGCGAGGACTTCGTCGTCCTGCACTCCGTGGAGCCGCGCTATCCACCCGACGCGCCGCCGGCGCTGCGCACCCGCGACGTCGTGGTCCGCGTGAACATGTACGTGGACGAGACCGGTCACGTCACCCACGCCTACGTCGATCGCAACGAAGGCGGGCCCCGCTTCGAGACGGCGGTGATCGAGGCGGTCACCCAGTGGGTCTACCGCCCGTTCGAACACGAGGGCGAGCCGAGCGGCTTCTGGGACACGATCTACTTCGTGTTCCGTGTGGGCCCCGGTGCGGAGATCCGACCGAACGAACTGCCGATGCGCGGCTGAGTCGGCGCCCTCAGCGTGACTCGAAGTCGTCGCCGAAGGGCACGCGCAGGGTGTCCGACGGGGCCGGCGCCGGGGCTCCGGCGGGGAACAGTTCGACCGGGAAGGCCGCCACCTCGCTGTCCTCGATCATGCGCAGACGCTCCAGTCCGCGCGCTCCGTCGGCCTCCTCCACCGATCCCGCCATGAGACCGGTCTCGACGCGGTCGCGCAGCCGGGTCCGGGTGTTGCCGCTCTCGCGGTCCAGACCGGCGATCACCCGGCGCACCGCGTAGTAGGTCTTCAGATCGATGCCGTTCGGATTCCGCGGCGTGGCACGGTGGCGTCGCGACCACAGGGTGTCGAAGTGCGCCTCGTCGGACTCCGAGATCAGCGCCGCGCTGCTCGGGAAGATCGCCCGGTGCATGCTCGGACCCACCTCGCGCGTGAGCAGTTGGTTGTCCCAGCTCGACATGCCCAGCAGTTGGGCGCGCACGTCGTGGAACACGAGCTGGGGCGCGATCAGACGCATGACCCGCGTGCCGGCCGGCACGAACAAGGCCTCGGGCGCGAACGCGCGGATCTCCCGCATGACGCCACGGAAGTCCGTGGCGCTGGGATCGAAGGGACGGCGCACCACCACGCGGCCGCCCAGACGCTGCACGTCGGCCGCGAACCGGTCGGCGAGCAGCTCCCCGTCGGCGCCCTGCGGGTACAGGATGCCGTACCGGGTACGTCGCAGCGCCTCCACCCCGGCCCGGGCCAGCATGGCGGTCTCGACGTCGTCGGTCAGCGTGGTCTGGAAGACGAACTCGCCGAGTTCGGTGATGGTTTCCTTGGTCGCCGTCGGCGAGATCAGCGGCACGCCGCGTTCCTGGCACAGCGTGGCGACGGGAACCGTCGTCGACGACAGGAGGGCGCCCACGACGGCGATCACGTTGTCGTTCTCGATCAGGCGCCGCGCGGCCTTCACGGCCACGACCTCGTCGCTCCGCGTGTCCAGGGCCACCAGCTGCACGTTCTCGCCGGTGGCGCGATTGTGCTCCTCGACCGCGAGCATGGCGCCGTCGAACATGGCCTGTCCGAGCACGGCGTTGGGTCCCGAGAGCGGCGCGAGCAGACCGATGCGATCGGCGAGTCCCACGTCCAGATCATCGGCGGCGTCGATGCCAAAGTCCTGACCGATCTCGGCGATCAGGGCACGGGCATCCTCCACGAACCGGCTGCGGGGATACTGGCGGACGAACCGCTCGAGACGCTCCACGACGCGCTCGGGGGCCTCGCCCTCCTCGTAGCGCCGCTGCGCCACGATCCAGGCCGCCGTGCTTCCGATCACCGAGCGCGGATGGCGCTCCCAGAGTTCTTCGATCTGGTCGGTGGCGAGGGTCTCCTCGAGCAGGGTGCGCAGTCGCTCCCGTGCCTCGACACGGCGCGGGTCTTCCGACTCCGCCGCTTCGTAGAAACGCACCAGGGCGTCGGCCTCGTCGAGCCATCGTCCGAGATCCTTCGCGACCACCGCCTGGCTCCAGCGGCTCTCGGCCAGGTACTCGGACTCGGGGTACAACCGCCCCAGACGATCGAACAGGCGCACCGCCAGGTCGAGATCTCCCGTGCGCGCCGCGGCCCGGCCGGTCAGCAGCAGGACGTGGTCCTCGTTCCGGGCACCCGCGTAGCGATCGAGCCAGATCAGACCGGCCTCGCGCAGGGCCAGGGCGTCCTCGTAGGCGGGATCGGTGAGGAGCGCCCGGTAGGACGTCGCCGCTTCGCGCTGGGTCGCCGGATCGAGCTCTCCGGTGATCGCCCCCCGCCGCCCGGGCGGGCTGGTGCAGCCCGACACGACGGCGACCGCGAGCAGGCCCATCAGGGCCAGGCGGCTCATGCGTGCTCTCCGCTCGCGCGCTGGGCGAGATACACGGCCGCCATCTCCCGGTACTCGGCCGCGTGCTCCCGCCGCGCTTGACGGTTCTCCGCCGGCAATTCCTTCTTCACCTTGGCGGGAATGCCCACGACCAGGGAATCGGGCGGCACTTCGAGACGCTCGGGGACCATGGCCGCCGCCGCCACGATGCTGAAGCTCCCGATGACGACCAGGTCGAGGAGCGTGCTCTTCATGCCGACGAGAGCTCCCTCCTCCACCCGCGCACCGTGGATCACGGCCTGGTGGCCGACGGTGACGTCGGGGCCGAGCCAGGTCTGGGAATGGCCCTCGGTCGCGTGCAGCATGCAGCCGTCCTGCACGTTGCTGCCCTTGCCCACGTGGATCCGGCCGCAGTCGCCG
It encodes the following:
- a CDS encoding TonB family protein, with product MGRLAIATIAAVGVGLLVSLLGPDANPDGDWYVHTGVQGEVRVLDAIEVVPDEDPVTMREARRMAGATQGVRSPITEKVVNPDNPTPVSPEQPLGREDASPDVMRRVDPEARVALQEDEYVEMNRPSQQSEDFVVLHSVEPRYPPDAPPALRTRDVVVRVNMYVDETGHVTHAYVDRNEGGPRFETAVIEAVTQWVYRPFEHEGEPSGFWDTIYFVFRVGPGAEIRPNELPMRG
- a CDS encoding penicillin-binding protein activator, with the protein product MSRLALMGLLAVAVVSGCTSPPGRRGAITGELDPATQREAATSYRALLTDPAYEDALALREAGLIWLDRYAGARNEDHVLLLTGRAAARTGDLDLAVRLFDRLGRLYPESEYLAESRWSQAVVAKDLGRWLDEADALVRFYEAAESEDPRRVEARERLRTLLEETLATDQIEELWERHPRSVIGSTAAWIVAQRRYEEGEAPERVVERLERFVRQYPRSRFVEDARALIAEIGQDFGIDAADDLDVGLADRIGLLAPLSGPNAVLGQAMFDGAMLAVEEHNRATGENVQLVALDTRSDEVVAVKAARRLIENDNVIAVVGALLSSTTVPVATLCQERGVPLISPTATKETITELGEFVFQTTLTDDVETAMLARAGVEALRRTRYGILYPQGADGELLADRFAADVQRLGGRVVVRRPFDPSATDFRGVMREIRAFAPEALFVPAGTRVMRLIAPQLVFHDVRAQLLGMSSWDNQLLTREVGPSMHRAIFPSSAALISESDEAHFDTLWSRRHRATPRNPNGIDLKTYYAVRRVIAGLDRESGNTRTRLRDRVETGLMAGSVEEADGARGLERLRMIEDSEVAAFPVELFPAGAPAPAPSDTLRVPFGDDFESR
- a CDS encoding gamma carbonic anhydrase family protein; amino-acid sequence: MAILLPYKGMVPRIGRNVYLADDVVLIGDVVIEDDASIWWGSVLRGDCGRIHVGKGSNVQDGCMLHATEGHSQTWLGPDVTVGHQAVIHGARVEEGALVGMKSTLLDLVVIGSFSIVAAAAMVPERLEVPPDSLVVGIPAKVKKELPAENRQARREHAAEYREMAAVYLAQRASGEHA